Proteins from a genomic interval of Helicoverpa zea isolate HzStark_Cry1AcR chromosome 13, ilHelZeax1.1, whole genome shotgun sequence:
- the LOC124635757 gene encoding uncharacterized protein LOC124635757, whose amino-acid sequence MDRHPYEPQDIYNVDETGVTTVQKPDKVIARRGTRQVGAVTSAERGTLVTVAFAVNALGNTMPPFFIFPRVRYHDHFVRDGPVGSVGAANPSGWMQDLSFLEFLKHFKKFCNASLTHKVLLVLDNHSSHIHINTLDYCKENGITLLSFPPHCSHKLQPLDRSVFGPLKKAINTACDGWMRSHPGKTMTIYDIPGIIKIAMPLALTQANIQAGFMKTGIYPYNRNLFGDIDFAPSFVTDRPNPDTEDNIPAVPSPGRTRPNPDTENNASAIPSHTTSRTDTEDISPAAPSPVISRPIPDNQEDAPIAPFLVNIANLDCIQEENFVTENFGPNNKSPPLSPSILDNTPSQNFSNVQPSTSAIPSVFSPEIVRPFPKASQRKTRGPRTKKSTIYTDTPEKEAVRQEYEAKEKRLKAKGIKKNLNEPKGKGKGKATKRKQSPSISDEEEYFCLVCLEIKMFKDFISFVRKV is encoded by the coding sequence ATGGATAGACATCCTTACGAGCCACAGGATATCTACAATGTCGACGAAACAGGCGTCACTACGGTCCAAAAACCTGATAAAGTCATTGCAAGACGTGGTACGCGGCAAGTGGGAGCCGTTACTTCTGCTGAACGGGGCACGTTAGTTACGGTAGCTTTTGCAGTGAACGCCTTGGGAAATACCATGCCtccgttttttattttccctCGTGTTCGTTACCACGACCACTTTGTGAGGGACGGACCAGTTGGATCTGTTGGAGCTGCAAACCCTTCCGGCTGGATGCAAGATCTATCCTTCTTAGAATTTCttaaacattttaagaaatttTGTAATGCTTCACTAACTCACAAAGTGTTACTCGTGCTTGATAATCATTCATCGCACATTCACATTAATACCTTAGATTATTGTAAAGAAAACGGGATCACTTTACTTTCATTTCCCCCACATTGCTCTCACAAGCTTCAGCCTCTCGACCGGTCTGTCTTCGGACCTTTAAAAAAAGCTATTAACACTGCTTGCGATGGATGGATGCGAAGCCACCCTGGTAAAACGATGACAATATATGATATACCAGGTATCATCAAAATTGCTATGCCTCTGGCTCTTACACAGGCGAACATACAGGCTGGTTTTATGAAAACTGGGATCTATCCATACAACCGTAATCTGTTCGGAGATATTGACTTTGCACCCTCTTTCGTAACCGACAGACCAAACCCTGATACTGAAGACAATATTCCTGCAGTACCGTCACCTGGAAGAACTAGACCAAATCCTGACACTGAAAATAATGCTTCTGCAATACCATCTCACACAACAAGCAGAACAGACACTGAAGATATTTCTCCTGCAGCACCATCACCTGTAATAAGCAGACCAATCCCTGACAATCAAGAGGATGCTCCCATAGCAccatttttagtaaatattgcCAACCTTGACTGTATTCAAGAAGAAAATTTTGTTACTGAGAATTTTGGACCTAATAATAAAAGTCCACCACTTTCACCTTCTATATTAGACAATACACCAAGCCAAAATTTTAGCAATGTTCAACCATCTACTTCTGCCATACCATCAGTTTTTTCTCCTGAAATTGTTCGGCCCTTTCCAAAAGCTTCCCAAAGAAAAACGCGAGGACCTAGAACCAAGAAGTCTACGATTTACACGGACACGCCTGAAAAAGAGGCAGTCAGGCAAGAATATGAAGCAAAAGAAAAACGACTGAAGGCAAAGGGCatcaaaaaaaatctcaatGAGCCGAAAGGAAAAGGAAAAGGTAAAGCAACGAAAAGGAAACAATCACCGTCAATATCAGATgaagaagaatatttttgtttggtgtgccttgaaattaaaatgttcaaagattttatttcttttgttagGAAAGTATAA
- the LOC124635758 gene encoding protein ALP1-like, producing the protein MASVETTLLTLALVLLLKSKKRKKKRIYWIDPFTSEKRLSGHYHTTFKKLVIHRRWKKFYNCYRMSYSSFQELLLILKPELTRQNTAMRSCISAEERLLITLRYLATGCYFSDIHYDFKCGQTTAGIIVRETVKIIWDKLKNICMPEPTEESHLKTAEGFMKYANFPNLLGAIDGKHIRVIKPQHSGSEYFNYKKYFSIVLLAICDANYRFIDIDVGCYGKAADSTINECSEWTKKIRQGNYNIPNARPISNNGVPIPFTFVGDEGFALSQHLQRPYAGKILPREKRIYNYRLTRARRYIECTFGILSNKFKIFNRPLNVSVDFSVAIVKACCVLHNFIRERDGYNFHNSLSIVGLEDPPEDASLISIGARRSQGQLSGTMIRNMYADYFISDEGAVPWQDSKI; encoded by the exons ATGGCGTCGGTTGAGACAACACTGCTTACTTTGGCTTTAGtacttcttttaaaaagtaaaaaacgtaaaaaaaagcgAATTTATTGGATAGATCCATTTACGAGTGAAAAAAGATTGAGTGGTCATTATcatacaacttttaaaaaattggTAATACATAGAAGATGGAagaaattttataattgttatcgAATGTCATATTCGTCATTCCAAGAACTTCTTTTGATTCTAAAACCTGAGTTAACTCGTCAAAATACAGCAATGAGATCATGTATATCGGCAGAAGAACGTTTGCTCATCACATTGAG GTATTTAGCTACGGGTTGCTATTTCTCAGATATTCACTATGACTTTAAGTGTGGACAAACGACGGCAGGCATCATAGTCCGTGAAACAGTGAAAATAATAtgggataaattaaaaaacatctgtaTGCCAGAACCAACCGAGGAATCACATCTAAAAACTGCTGAAGGATTTATGAAATACGCAAATTTTCCCAATCTACTTGGGGCTATCGATGGGAAACATATCAGAGTTATAAAACCTCAACATAGTGGATCagagtattttaattataaaaaatatttttccatcgtATTGCTTGCAATATGTGACGCAAATTACAGATTTATCGATATAGATGTCGGATGCTATGGAAAGGCTGCAGACTCAACAATAAATGAATGTAGTGAATGGACCAAAAAGATAAGGCAAGGAAATTATAATATACCAAATGCGAGACCAATATCTAATAATGGAGTGCCAATACCATTTACGTTTGTTGGAGATGAAGGCTTTGCATTATCTCAACATTTACAGAGACCTTACGCTGGAAAAATCTTGCCACGAGAGAAAAGAATATATAATTACCGCTTGACACGTGCCAGACGATACATTGAATGTACATTTGGTATATTAAGCAAcaaatttaaaatctttaatcggccactgaacgtTAGCGTGGACTTCAGTGTGGCTATTGTGAAAGCCTGTTGTGTACTGCATAATTTCATACGTGAACGTGACGgttataattttcataattcttTGAGTATAGTTGGTTTAGAAGATCCTCCTGAAGATGCAAGTTTGATTTCGATTGGTGCAAGACGGTCACAGGGACAATTAAGCGGAACTATGATACGAAATATGTACgctgattattttattagtgatgAAGGTGCAGTACCATGGCAAGATTCTAAAATTTAG